The genomic window CCCATGGAGATCTCTTCTCTTGAATCTCTTTGGTTCTATTCACCAATAACTTCCTGGATCTCATAAGGCGCTGTTGATTCTCTGAGCAGTCAACTATTGGGATGTTGGCGATTTCATCAAGTGCTTTCACAAATGGTTCTGCTGGTCGTTTTCTAATTGTTTCCGCAGAATGCAGATCAAGGAAGAAATTCCCAAGTCCCACATTGTCCACCCGCTTTTTAACTGCATCAATTGCTGCTCTCTTTTCTGCGACAAATAACACGCTCTTACCAACTGCCATATAACTTGCTATCAAATTGGCAATCGTTTGACTCTTGCCTGTCCCTGGAGGACCTTCAATGACAAGGTTCTGTCCTTTTAATGCAGAATTAATTGCCCATTCCTGACTTGAGTCTGCATCGAGTACCAAGAATTCATTTTCAGGAGGTACACGATCTGGTTCACTGCGATCAACCTTAGCAATATCTTTCTTTAACTCACCTTTTGAATCCTCATCACCTGCCAGCGCAGCAATTAAAGTATTTGCAGAGAGTGACTCCACTGCAGATAACAAATCTTTCACCATCGGCAGTTTCTGATAGCGAAGATTCTTGATTGCAAATCCAGGGTTGATTGCTAGTTCGACAGTCTCAGGGCATTGTTCCCGCACAACACGCTCTAGTTCTTTTGCACCCTCTGTTTGAGCATCTTCTATTGCATCCTCATCGATATCAATATCTAAACGACGTTTGAGATGTAGCAGAAAGACAGGGTTTGCTTCAGGTTCTGCACTGATCAATTTCAGGCGCGTTCTTTGTAGTGATACTCCTGGATTTTCAATCTTTAGTGAATAAAGCAAAAACGGTGCATTGGGGTTGGCAGTGCTTCCGCCTTTCCATGTCGCAAAACCAGTGATCAGTCTTAGACATTCGATCCCTGACTGTTCTTCTAGTTCAATTGCCTTCTTGATAACGCCTGTTGCTGCCCTTCTGTTCTCTGCGACTTCTATGTCAATAAAGTCGGAGATCAGCAGTGATTCCCCGTCCAGCAGGCGTTTAACTGCTTCTTCTGATGGGATCAGTGTTCCACCCTTGGTCTGCTGAAAACTAATCAGGTCATTCCGCCCTGACAGATCGATCAGTTCATCTGCCCACTGTCGATAGCGGTGCTCAAGACTCATGTATGCCCAGATCTAAATCCAAGATATTCCTGCTCGGCGGACCGATCCTTTTTGCTTCAAACCAATAGTCACCATTGCACTGTCGGACCCTTCTGAGCACTAGAGATCCGAGTAGTCACCGCAAACCACTTGACCCAATCGACCCTCTCGGACTAGTACAGGTGTATTGACGTGAAGGATTCGATGGCACGGTTCTCAGGCAGGCAACTATCGCCAATCCCATCTTCTGACCCAGAGGAGTGGCAGTGCATGGATGACGGCACTCTCAAACCCTCGCGATCAGGAGCGGTTTGCATGACCTGTAATCACTTCCGCTATGCCGTTGGGAAGCAATGCCAGACGCTATTGACCTGTCCTATCCATCAACGCCTGATTCCTCAAGGAGAGCACCTCAACAGCAAATGCCCTCAATGGATCATGAGAAGGGAACTGGAGGTTGGATGGGCGCCTGAGGTTGCTTAGATCGCCCAAGAACGATTCAGAGGGGCGCAGGGCGCCTTGTTAACTCAAAGCGCTGCCTCCTGAATTTTCTGATTCATCCAGTCCTGCACGTCATGCTTGGTCCAAACAACCTGTTGAGGTCCAATCTGGATTTGCCTTGGGAATTTCTTTTCGGCGATCATCTTGTAAATCGTCGACTTAGAGAGCGATGTCATCTCTTTTACTTGATTCAATCGCAGAAATTTTACTTCATAAGTCATTAGATAGATATCCTATTCCTCCTTCTTATTGTATCACATATTGCTAAATTTAGCAACTTTGGTTATAGATAAATGTATGGTGGAAATGTTGGTGGATATTGCTTATCGATCTTGCTAAGTGGTCCCGATTGGTTTGCTGCAGTGTATATTCCATTCAGATCGACGGACACCCTCTCCGTTGCTTGATTCTTCGTCTCTGGTTCAAAATATGAAAATTGCTCGAGGTATTTCAAAATGAATAAATTGCGTAAGTTTTTCCTGATTGCATTTTGGGCAGGAGCATTTGTTGTTCTGGTTTACCTTATACAGACATATGGTATTGAGCCGCTTCGTAATGCGGTCGAAAGTATGGGCATCTGGGCTCCTTTGGGGATAATGCTACTCCGAGGGATTAGTATCATTTTACCTGCCTTGCCTAGTTCTGCATATTCACTTTTAGCAGGTTCTCTATTGGGGTTTAAAACAGGATACGTAACAATTGTTTTGGCTGATCTTATCTTTTGTCAAGCAGCATTTTTTATCGCTAGAAACTATGGAAGAGAACCTGTTCGCCGCTTGGTTGGAGTGAAAGCAATGAAGAGAATCGAGGGCTTCAATCAAAATCAACTGGAGGGAAACTTTTTCCTGATGACCGGACTCTTAATGACCGGACTTTTCGATTTCCTGAGCTACGCCATTGGAATAGGTGGAACACGTTGGCGTCTTTTTACTCCAGCATTAATTGTAAGTCTCTTGATTAGTGATTCCATCATTGTCGCTGTCGGTGCTGGAGTAAGTCAGGGGGCTGGATTGATGCTTGGAGCTGCTCTGCTTGGGATGTTTGTACTCGCTAGTGTCGCTGGTCTTACTAAGAAGAAGGTCTCTAATACTAATCAATAGGATTTAAAATAGTCTTGTTTCCACTATTTTTTCTGAAATCAGTCTTTAGTGCAAGAGGCTCGGTAGAGATGGTTCAGTGTGCATGGATTTTTGAACCACTTTGAGCCAATTCTTACCATATATGCCCCTTGGTTCTCTCGTCTCCCTACATGCGAGGACGCTTCCTCGGTTTTTTGGCCGTTCACGCAGTGTTTGCTAGAGATCAGCATTGCCAAAAGGTTTGGATTGCTGCTCGGTTCTGAGCTTTTGTTCGGGCCGATCTTTGTTCTGCGTATGTCAGGAGATTCTGGCAAACGCTTTTATCAAGGCAAAAATGGCCTAAATGATTTGACTTGATTTCTGCTGACCTCCCTGTGACAGGCCAAGAAAAGTCCACTAATAAAGGGGTCTCTAGCCTGGTTCAGGGAATCCAGCAACGCTTTCAAGCCTTTGTCACTAAGCCAAAGGGGTCTTCGAAGTCCTCGCCAGAGGCTTTTGAAAAGCAGCCCAGCAGCAACGAGGATAGGGTCCAGGATTCAAGCTATGTTTCACTGCATCCCAAAGACTCAAAGTGGGCCCGCTGTAGCTGGAGCATCAGCAAAGCCGATCAGCAACGGGCAAAAAAATCAAAGGCAAAAGCCCTATGTCTGCGGCTGGTCGATTTGTATAGCCACACCGATGCCTTGATCAGTAGGCATGCCATCAAAGAAATTCTTGTCGATAGCGAGGCTAATGAGTGGTTCCTTCCTGTGCCGATGGGCGGCCGCGACTATCTTCTTGAGCTCGGCTATCAGCTTCCTAAGGGAGGTTGGCTGTCGCTAGCTTTCTCAGAACCGGTATACGTTCCGCAAAGCGATCCTTCTGAGCAGAGTTCCGATAGCTCATCTAGTTCTTTGCGCCAGGAGCAAAACGTCGCCTCCCAACCTTTTTCTCTGACTTCGTCAGTTGCTGAAGTTGCTGATTTTGGTGATGACGGAATGCACGAGCAGATGTATCAGCGTGCAATTTCAAATAACCCCAGCTTTGGAATTGGCTCGGAGACTCTTCAGGGGGATGGTCGTTCCGATCGCTCCAGGCGGTTTAGTAATGATTCTGGCTCTGGATGGTTGGATAGTGGTCGTGGACAGTTTTTACGTCGCCGTAAATCTCAGCAGAATGATCCCGACAATGCCTCTGATTCTGATTGGTTCTGACCGGTTGGTGATCTCTTCGTTCATTGTTTGCTTCTGATCTGTATTGGTTCAATCGTTGGTTCATACAGACCAGCGAGAGGTGTATGAGTTGATGAATCGCTAATCAGGGTTAGTCACGCGGTGTGCCATAGCCTCCACCGCCTGGGGTGCAGATCAGTAACGCCTCTCCGGCTTCGATATTGATCGTTGCGCATCCTTTCAGCGGATCTCTTTTTCCATTGACGTGTTCAAGTTGGTTTGCGCCTAACGCCCCTGGCAGGCCGCCTAATAGCCCGAATGGTGCAATTCTTCTCGATCCAGAGAGAATCGACGCTGTCATTGGCGCTAGGAAGCGAAATTGTCGCAACAGCCCATCACCGCCACGCCATCGCCCAAGGCCGCCACTACCATGCCTTAACGCAAAGAGCTCCAGCCGTACTGGATAACGCTGCTCAAGGATCTCTGGATCCGTGAGGCGGGAATTGGTCATATGCGTCTGTATTCCATCAGCACCATCAAACCCTTTGCCAGCACCGCTGCCGCCGCCAACCGTTTCGTAATACTGATGCTCGCTGTCGCCGAAGCTGAGATTATTCATCGTGCCCTGGCTTGCTGCCATAACCCCTAGGGCAGCGAACAATAGATTGCAGAGTGCTTGGGAGGTCTCCACATTTCCTGCTACGACTGCTGCAGGTGGGTGCGGGTTGAGTAAGCAGCCATTGGGAACGATCAGTTCAAGCGGTTCAAAGCAACCGGCGTTGAGTGGGATCGTCTCCTTCACTAAACAGCGGAAGACATAAAGCACCGCTGCTTTTGTTACGGCCAGAGGAGCTTGGAAATTGTCAGAGCCCTGGGCTGAGGTGCCAGTGAAATCAACCTTTGCTGTGCGCTGATGCTTATCAATTGAGATCTTCAGGCAAAGCTTTGCGCCATTGTCGAGCTCTACTGAGAAGGCGCGATTGTTCAATGTTTGGATCACCTTGCGCACCGCTTCGGCCGCATTGGCCTGTACATAGGCCATGTATCTGTTGACTTGTCGATCACCTGTGCTGGCGACAAGAGCCGTCAGCTCTTGAACGCCTAACTGGTTGGCGGCGACTTGCGCTTGTAGATCGGCGAGCAACTCGGCTGGGTTTCGTGGCGGCATGTTGCCGCTGTGAAGCCTTTGCTCCCAGCTCTTGCGGTCGTGGTGAGCATCGCTCACAAAAGACACGTTACGGAGGAGGAGTCCTTCGTCTTTGATGCTGCGACTAAAGGGCGGCATCGAACCGGGCGTGAGTCCACCCACATCGGCATGATGCGCACGACAGGCGACGAAATAGCTTGGTCTGTCGCTTGTGGTGAACACAGGTGTGATCGCTGTGATGTCTGGAAGATGGGTGCCGCCGTGGAAGGGATCGTTGCTGAGTACTGTCTCGCCTGGGCGCAGTGGTCCGCGTTCGCCAGCGTTAATCTGTGCCAGAAGATCGGCGACTGATTCACCCATCGAGCCAAGGTGAACCGGAATATGAGGGGCATTGGCGACGAGTGCACCCTGGTGATCGAATAAGGCGCAAGAGAAATCCAGCCGTTCGCGGATGTTCACTGAACGACTGGTTTGACGTAGTCGTTCCCCCATCTGTTCGGCGATGGCCATGAAGCGATGATGGAATAACTCCAGCAACACTGGATCGGGCGTTTGCTTGGCCAGTGCTACCGGTTGCCTTGTAATCACTGAATCTGCAGCGATGGCATCGAGTACAAGAGCTCCTTGTTGATCCACGATTGCTCGCCAACCAGGCTCTAGCACGATGCAACCTGTAGCTTCTAAAATCAGTGCTGGCCCTTCTAGTACAGACCCTGCGATCAGACGATCGCGATGATGGAGGGGCACCTTCTGCCAGCCAAGATCTGGCCAATGCACCTCAGCATGTTGATGTTCACACCGTGGTGGAGGCGTATGCAGTTGGACGTCACCTCGTCTTGATGGGACTTGATCGCTTGGGGATGCAGGGGCTACTACTGCGACTTCGAGCCTTTCCACCACTAAAGGCTGATTGTGAGGAGGGATATAGCTAAAGCGCTGTTGGTGGGCGACCGCGAATGCTTTTTGTATATCCGTGATGCAAGTTGTTGGCTTCAGGGAGAGCATTAAGCCTTGTTCGCTGGATGCATAGCGCAGTTCGATGCGGGCCCAACGCTTTGGTGGAGCTGAATCAACAGCACTTGCAAGGTCTCCTGATTCCTGTAGGAGTTGTTCTGCTTGCGTCTGTTCCAGCTTGATGAGCTGCTGAAGTTTGTCCAACAAGTCTTCGTCAAGGGGTTCACGCACAGACCTTTCTCGTAATTGACGTTGACGGGCATGGCCCATTCCATGGGCTGAGAGCACGCCCGCTAAGGGGTGAAACAGCACTCGCTTCAGTCCTAGCTGAGCTGCTAGCCGGCAGGCATGTTGCCCACTGGCCCCTCCGAAGGCAACAAGCACGCCTCCACGAATGTCATGACCGCGTAGTAACGAGACCTGTCGGATTGCATCAGCCATGCGTTCGATCGCGATTGCTAAGGCACCTTCTGCGCTGTCTTCTGGTGTGCTGCCGATCGTCTCCGCTAGTTTTCTAAAGCGCTTTTGCACAACTGATAAGTCTGGGGGCTGGTTTGCCGATGGGCCGAATAGCGCTGGAAATTCGTTCACCTGTAGGCGACCCAGCAAGAGATTGGCGTCCGTAATCGTTAGTGGACCGCCACGGCGGTAACAGGCTGGTCCGGGGTCAGCACCCGCTGAGCGAGGCCCAACCTGTAGCCGTTCGCCCTCACTGCTGATGATTGATCCACCCCCTGCTGCCACGGTGTGGATTGGTAACCTCTGAGCCATTAAGCGCTGGCCCGCCACCTCTGTTTCAGGGCTGCGCTGCCAGTCTTCCTCCTGTTGCCCGGCAGGAACATGGAACACATCGGTGGAGGTTCCGCCCATGTCGAAGCCCAGTAGAGGTTGTTGGGCGAGTCCTGATGCTCGTGCTGCGGCGACAGCGCCAACCATCCCCCCTGCCGGTCCGGAGAGAATTGTGTCTTTAGCGAGTAACCATTTAGGTGTCACCAATGCACCGCTTGAGCCCATCACGCGGAGACGTGTTGACGGCCCGAGCTCCTTGCGGACTTGGTTTAGATATTTGAAAAGTACTGGTGAAACAGTTGCTTCCACCAGGGTGGTTTGTCCTCTGGGCACCAGGCGTGGCAGGGGGCAAACCTGATGGGAGCAAACCACGGAGTTAAATCCCAGCTGATTTAACCAGTCCTGCAAGTGCAGTTCGTGTTCGGGGTTGCGGTAGGCATGTAGGAGAGCAATGGCGCAGCTTTTCAAGCCTGCCTTGGCATGCCGCCGCACTTCATCTTCTAGGGCTGCATCGAAGCTGATCGGTTCGATTTCTTGCCCCTTGGCATCGAGGCGGCCTGGCACCTCGATCACGGCTCGTGCCAGGAAGGGCGTGCGGCGGATCTGTAGAGCAAATAATTCAGGCCGATGCTGATCGCCGATGCGGAGCAGATCTCTGAAACCACGATTGCAGAAGAGAAGAACCGCTTCTCCTGCATTTTCAAGCAAAGCATTGGTGGCCACGGTGGTGCCGAGGCGCACTTCTTCAATCAAGCCGATGGGAATTGGTTGTCCTGCTTTGAGCTCCAACACCTCCCGGATCGCTCGGACGGCTGGATCAACAGGCTGGTCTGGCTGTTGCGAGAGCACCTTGCGGACAATGCATTCTCCAGCGGGATTGATTCCGACAAGATCTGTGAAGGTTCCGCCGCGATCGATCCAGAACTGCCAAGGCATGCAATTGAGCCAGTGGCTTGGCAGAGCATCGTGCCTCCATTATCGAGCCTTGCGGGAGTTGCTGACTAGGCCTGGCGTTCAGGAGTGAAACAGAAGCACAAGGCCTTGGCTGACTTGGTGGAATTCTCTCTCTTCGCGACTTAGGTCCAAACCGACTTGAAGAGCTTCTTGTAGTGCATCTTCAAAGGGGGGGGTGAGAGGGGCATTTTGTTGTCTACATAAAGCTGCAATGCCCACGGGAGTGGCATGCCAGCGAAAGCGCCCAGTTTCACCAATCGCAGGTTGATTGAGGGCATCTTCAAGGAGGGAATTGATCGGCATGCTTCAAGTGGGCTTAACCCAGCTTCGGAACGCAGCACTCTTGCTGCAATCGGCTGAGAGACTTCGTGATGAACTGAGGATCAATCTGCTATGGCTGGCAAGGCCCCAGAAGACTTGCCCAAACGGATTGCTTTAGTGCATGAGT from Prochlorococcus marinus str. MIT 9313 includes these protein-coding regions:
- a CDS encoding hydantoinase B/oxoprolinase family protein, with protein sequence MPWQFWIDRGGTFTDLVGINPAGECIVRKVLSQQPDQPVDPAVRAIREVLELKAGQPIPIGLIEEVRLGTTVATNALLENAGEAVLLFCNRGFRDLLRIGDQHRPELFALQIRRTPFLARAVIEVPGRLDAKGQEIEPISFDAALEDEVRRHAKAGLKSCAIALLHAYRNPEHELHLQDWLNQLGFNSVVCSHQVCPLPRLVPRGQTTLVEATVSPVLFKYLNQVRKELGPSTRLRVMGSSGALVTPKWLLAKDTILSGPAGGMVGAVAAARASGLAQQPLLGFDMGGTSTDVFHVPAGQQEEDWQRSPETEVAGQRLMAQRLPIHTVAAGGGSIISSEGERLQVGPRSAGADPGPACYRRGGPLTITDANLLLGRLQVNEFPALFGPSANQPPDLSVVQKRFRKLAETIGSTPEDSAEGALAIAIERMADAIRQVSLLRGHDIRGGVLVAFGGASGQHACRLAAQLGLKRVLFHPLAGVLSAHGMGHARQRQLRERSVREPLDEDLLDKLQQLIKLEQTQAEQLLQESGDLASAVDSAPPKRWARIELRYASSEQGLMLSLKPTTCITDIQKAFAVAHQQRFSYIPPHNQPLVVERLEVAVVAPASPSDQVPSRRGDVQLHTPPPRCEHQHAEVHWPDLGWQKVPLHHRDRLIAGSVLEGPALILEATGCIVLEPGWRAIVDQQGALVLDAIAADSVITRQPVALAKQTPDPVLLELFHHRFMAIAEQMGERLRQTSRSVNIRERLDFSCALFDHQGALVANAPHIPVHLGSMGESVADLLAQINAGERGPLRPGETVLSNDPFHGGTHLPDITAITPVFTTSDRPSYFVACRAHHADVGGLTPGSMPPFSRSIKDEGLLLRNVSFVSDAHHDRKSWEQRLHSGNMPPRNPAELLADLQAQVAANQLGVQELTALVASTGDRQVNRYMAYVQANAAEAVRKVIQTLNNRAFSVELDNGAKLCLKISIDKHQRTAKVDFTGTSAQGSDNFQAPLAVTKAAVLYVFRCLVKETIPLNAGCFEPLELIVPNGCLLNPHPPAAVVAGNVETSQALCNLLFAALGVMAASQGTMNNLSFGDSEHQYYETVGGGSGAGKGFDGADGIQTHMTNSRLTDPEILEQRYPVRLELFALRHGSGGLGRWRGGDGLLRQFRFLAPMTASILSGSRRIAPFGLLGGLPGALGANQLEHVNGKRDPLKGCATINIEAGEALLICTPGGGGYGTPRD
- a CDS encoding TVP38/TMEM64 family protein: MNKLRKFFLIAFWAGAFVVLVYLIQTYGIEPLRNAVESMGIWAPLGIMLLRGISIILPALPSSAYSLLAGSLLGFKTGYVTIVLADLIFCQAAFFIARNYGREPVRRLVGVKAMKRIEGFNQNQLEGNFFLMTGLLMTGLFDFLSYAIGIGGTRWRLFTPALIVSLLISDSIIVAVGAGVSQGAGLMLGAALLGMFVLASVAGLTKKKVSNTNQ
- a CDS encoding helix-turn-helix transcriptional regulator, with the translated sequence MTYEVKFLRLNQVKEMTSLSKSTIYKMIAEKKFPRQIQIGPQQVVWTKHDVQDWMNQKIQEAAL
- a CDS encoding DUF4912 domain-containing protein; translated protein: MISADLPVTGQEKSTNKGVSSLVQGIQQRFQAFVTKPKGSSKSSPEAFEKQPSSNEDRVQDSSYVSLHPKDSKWARCSWSISKADQQRAKKSKAKALCLRLVDLYSHTDALISRHAIKEILVDSEANEWFLPVPMGGRDYLLELGYQLPKGGWLSLAFSEPVYVPQSDPSEQSSDSSSSSLRQEQNVASQPFSLTSSVAEVADFGDDGMHEQMYQRAISNNPSFGIGSETLQGDGRSDRSRRFSNDSGSGWLDSGRGQFLRRRKSQQNDPDNASDSDWF